From Dermochelys coriacea isolate rDerCor1 chromosome 23, rDerCor1.pri.v4, whole genome shotgun sequence, one genomic window encodes:
- the LOC119847401 gene encoding adenosine receptor A1-like, which yields MPMECGDVGALMAQRGTWINMARAPPATNAFPNSSFPPTAPPPSPGVSNGSLPSLDVPYFLTETATAVMSIAGNLFICTVILRDRKLRAVVTNHFLVSLAAADILVGAVAIPCAQMVDAGLPRGRPTLCLLMLCTLLIFTQASVFGLLAIAVERYISILKPFQYPSLMSPQNSLLVILSSWVLATFIGALPLMGWHKPFPSDGQCNFNAFIEDTFEVYFNFVACMLVPLAIMLVLYGRIFLEAKRQIRKVAEREVEVSRQARRRHILHKELRLATSLFIVLFCFALCWLPLHVINTLQLVCPGCPIPSPLVLATIVLSHANSAINPVVYVFRMRSFRQAFTATFSCTWHSLPASAPGKFSASGLTPSNRLELASHNSPLPGK from the coding sequence ATGCCGATGGAGTGTGGAGACGTGGGAGCGCTGATGGCCCAGCGAGGCACCTGGATTAACATGGCCAGAGCCCCACCTGCCACGAACGCCTTCCCCAACTCGTCCTTCCCACCCaccgcccccccacccagcccggGGGTGTCGAACGGGAGTTTGCCCAGCCTGGACGTGCCCTACTTCCTGACGGAGACCGCCACAGCGGTGATGTCCATTGCGGGCAACCTCTTCATTTGCACTGTCATCCTGCGGGACAGGAAGCTGCGCGCCGTGGTGACCAACCACTTCCTGGTCTCACTGGCCGCGGCTGACATCCTGGTGGGGGCCGTGGCCATCCCCTGCGCCCAGATGGTGGACGCGGGGCTGCCGCGGGGCCGGCCGACTCTGTGCTTGCTGATGCTCTGCACCCTGCTGATCTTCACGCAGGCCTCGGTCTTCGGCCTGCTGGCCATCGCGGTGGAGCGGTACATCTCCATCCTCAAGCCCTTCCAGTACCCGTCCCTCATGAGCCCTCAGAACTCACTCCTGGTCATCCTGAGCAGCTGGGTGCTGGCCACCTTCATCGGGGCGCTGCCCCTCATGGGCTGGCATAAACCCTTCCCGTCCGACGGCCAGTGCAACTTCAATGCCTTCATCGAGGACACCTTTGAGGTCTATTTCAACTTCGTGGCCTGCATGCTGGTGCCGCTGGCCATCATGCTGGTCCTCTACGGCCGTATCTTCCTGGAGGCCAAGCGGCAGATCCGCAAGGTGGCCGAgcgggaggtggaggtgagccgGCAGGCCCGGCGCCGCCACATCCTGCACAAGGAGCTGCGGCTGGCCACCTCGCTCTTCATCGTCCTCTTCTGCTTcgccctctgctggctgccccTCCACGTCATCAACACCCTCCAGCTCGTCTGCCCCggctgccccatccccagcccgcTGGTGCTGGCGACCATCGTCCTGTCCCACGCCAACTCCGCCATCAACCCCGTGGTGTACGTCTTCCGCATGCGCTCCTTCCGCCAGGCCTTCACGGCCACCTTCTCCTGCACATGGCACTCCCTGCCCGCCTCCGCCCCAGGCAAGTTCTCCGCCTCCGGACTCACGCCGTCCAACAGGCTGGAGCTGGCCAGCCACAACAGCCCCCTACCAGGGAAGTGA